In Staphylococcus lloydii, the following proteins share a genomic window:
- a CDS encoding tyrosine-type recombinase/integrase translates to MASFTVTKRKNKTSTTWQYDVKDSSFKSGKKRKSGFKTKAEAINAAQQLIRDLEDGNKIEDNKTFEAYYKDWLEIKNKKHVASQQYYWYERSLKLFNEWFGKSYLIGNIKRTDYQKFLNDFGQGRTDETVRKVNGCLSPCLRDAVYDGYIKKDPTYQIDIKGTKKAKQESTKYITIESYLKLIEYFKSREEQSYIFLYILGITGARYSDAINMTSVDLNSKEGIIHLRGTKTSNADRFVEVTTKDVLLIKSKLANLPQRVNGKLFKLSHNAVKKSFDFAKKQIGLKDNSITPYVLRHTHTSYLLSKGIPIEYISKRLGHSSISITLDTYSHLLEEQKKEQGQRVRELFS, encoded by the coding sequence AACAAAACGTAAAAATAAAACATCTACGACTTGGCAATACGATGTGAAAGACTCTAGTTTTAAGTCAGGTAAAAAACGTAAATCAGGATTTAAAACGAAAGCAGAAGCAATTAATGCAGCACAACAACTTATTAGAGATTTGGAAGATGGTAACAAGATTGAAGATAATAAAACATTCGAAGCATATTACAAAGACTGGCTAGAGATAAAAAATAAAAAACATGTCGCATCACAGCAATACTATTGGTATGAACGGTCATTAAAACTTTTTAATGAATGGTTTGGTAAGAGTTACTTAATTGGCAACATTAAACGTACTGATTACCAAAAATTTTTAAATGATTTTGGTCAGGGACGCACAGATGAAACTGTTCGTAAAGTAAATGGTTGTTTATCTCCCTGCCTTAGAGATGCAGTATATGACGGTTATATAAAAAAAGACCCTACTTATCAAATTGATATTAAAGGGACTAAAAAAGCTAAACAGGAATCCACAAAGTATATAACTATAGAAAGTTATCTTAAATTAATTGAGTATTTTAAATCTAGAGAAGAGCAAAGTTATATTTTTCTTTATATTTTAGGAATTACAGGAGCAAGATATAGTGATGCTATTAATATGACAAGCGTTGATTTGAACAGTAAAGAAGGAATTATACATTTAAGAGGAACAAAAACAAGTAACGCTGATCGCTTTGTGGAAGTTACAACAAAAGATGTTTTATTAATTAAATCTAAACTGGCCAATTTACCACAACGTGTTAATGGCAAATTATTTAAATTAAGTCACAACGCTGTAAAAAAATCATTTGATTTCGCAAAAAAACAAATAGGATTAAAAGATAATTCTATTACTCCATACGTATTAAGACACACTCACACATCATACTTACTTTCTAAAGGAATTCCCATTGAATATATTAGTAAGCGTTTAGGGCATTCTAGTATATCAATTACATTAGACACGTACTCACACTTGTTAGAAGAACAAAAAAAAGAGCAAGGTCAACGTGTAAGAGAATTATTCTCTTGA
- the smpB gene encoding SsrA-binding protein SmpB, with the protein MPKKKSPGTLAENRKARHDFNIEDTIEAGIVLQGTEIKSIRRGSANLKDSYAQVKRGEIYLQNMHIAPYEEGNRFNHDPRRSRKLLLHKREIAKLGDRTREVGYSIVPLKLYLKHGNCKVLLGIARGKKKYDKRQALKEKAVKRDIDREMKARY; encoded by the coding sequence ATGCCAAAGAAAAAATCACCAGGTACATTAGCTGAAAATCGTAAAGCAAGACATGATTTTAATATTGAAGATACGATTGAAGCGGGCATTGTGTTACAAGGAACTGAAATTAAGTCTATCCGACGTGGCAGTGCCAACTTGAAGGATAGTTATGCACAAGTGAAACGTGGCGAGATATACTTGCAAAACATGCATATCGCGCCATATGAAGAGGGTAACCGATTTAATCATGATCCTAGACGTTCACGTAAGTTATTATTACACAAACGTGAGATTGCTAAGCTAGGAGATAGAACGAGAGAAGTCGGGTACTCTATCGTTCCTTTGAAACTCTATTTAAAACATGGTAACTGCAAAGTCTTATTAGGTATAGCACGTGGTAAGAAAAAATATGATAAGCGTCAAGCTTTAAAAGAAAAAGCAGTGAAACGTGATATAGATAGAGAAATGAAAGCCCGTTATTAA